From Leishmania infantum JPCM5 genome chromosome 15, a single genomic window includes:
- a CDS encoding putative 60S ribosomal protein L13a, translating to MAFPSRKDASRAQRKSAKKHRPEIIVIDLKDHVLGRAAAVVAKQLLLGKKITVVRCEQLNIAGTEIRNKIKYLQYLRKRKLTNPTKGPFHHRAPSDVFVRTVRSMLPRYTKRGMKALNSLVAYEGIPPNVVRTGGRVVIPRAQRHVCYRSERPYTVLGNMCKHVGWKYSDVVANLEKARVEKASRHHEKQAKLREAWKAARKEALAKMPKHNVEVLKKFGYA from the coding sequence ATGGCCTTTCCTAGCCGCAAGGATGCGtcccgcgcgcagcgcaagagCGCCAAAAAGCACCGCCCCGAGATCATTGTGATCGACCTGAAGGATCACGTACTTGGTcgtgcggcggctgtggttgcgaagcagctgctcctgggTAAGAAGATCACCGTGGTGCGCTGCGAGCAGCTCAACATTGCCGGTACGGAGATCCGCAACAAGATCAAGTACCTGCAGTACCTGCGCAAGCGGAAGCTGACGAACCCTACAAAGGGCCCCTTCCACCACCGTGCCCCGTCCGACGTGTTTGTCCGCACTGTGCGCAGCATGCTGCCCCGGTACACGAAGCGCGGCATGAAGGCACTTAACTCGCTGGTGGCCTACGAGGGAATTCCGCCCAACGTGGTGCGCACGGGCGGGCGCGTGGTGATCCCGCGCGCCCAGCGCCATGTGTGCTACCGCTCGGAGCGCCCCTACACGGTGCTCGGCAACATGTGCAAGCACGTGGGCTGGAAGTAcagcgacgtcgtcgccaaTCTCGAGAAGGCTCGCGTGGAGAAGGCGTCCCGCCACCACGAAAAGCAGGCGAAGCTCCGCGAGGCGTGGAAGGCGGCCCGCAAGGAGGCGCTCGCCAAGATGCCCAAGCACAAcgtggaggtgctgaagaAGTTCGGCTACGCGTAa